In the Phycisphaerales bacterium genome, TTGGACTTTCAGTTCTCTGGGCTGTCTGCTTAGGCGCTGCAATGAAATTTGTTCTCACTGAGGGACTGGCGCGATGGCAACTGGCCACAGGGCGCACGCTACTAGAGGGGGCCGTTGATCACTTTGGACGTTGGGCGTCGGTGATTTTCTTAATCTACTTAATTCCATTTACGTACTTTGTTGGTGCCGCATTAATAAGTGCTTGTGGTGTGACAACAAGCGCTATGCTGCCAGTCTTTGGTGATCCAGTTGTTGGCCGATTCATCTTTGGAGCCGCATTTAGTATTCTCGGCCTTCTGTTTGTTTGGTATGGCCAATACGCGATCTTTGAACGGATTATGGCAATCTGTGTCGCAGTGATGTTTTTGATTGTGGTTGTGACTGCGGTACTCATCGCTGATGACTGGGGAGGGATTGCGAAAGGCCTCTTGGTTCCAACGGTTTCGCTTCCTAAAGACGAGTTAACGACAGCCCAGTTTGGTTGGGTTATCGCGCTCATTGGCGGCGTAGGCGGTACAGTCACACTCTTGTGTTATGGCTATTGGATCCGCGAGGCGGGGCGCGATAGCCCAAGTCAAATCCGGTTATGTCGTATTGATCTCGCAGTTGGCTATACAGTTACGGCATTATTTGGCATAGCAATTGTCATTATTTCAAATGGCATGAACGTTGACGGCAAAGGCGCCAACCTCATTTTAAGTATGGCGAATCAACTGGAAGCAAAAGTTGGCTCGATTGGCCGGTGGGCATTCTTGATTGGTGCCTGGGCAGCGGTGTTTAGTAGTTTGTTGGGCGTGTGGCAGGCCATACCTTTTCTTTTTAGTGATGCTGTGCGTCGCTTGAAATTAGGCAGAGAAGATGCCCAGGGCACGGTTGATACACGAGCACCGCTCTATCGCGGCTTTCTCATCGCATTAGCATTGGTTCCTCTTGTTCAGGTCGCACAGCCCTTTGCCCAAGTACAAAAGGCATATGCACTCTTTGGTGCATTCTTCTTGCCATTGCTTGCCATCGTGCTCTTGCTACTCAATACCCGTCGTCGTTGGATAGGTGACCATTTGGTTAATGGTTTTCTGGCAACGGCATCATTGCTTGTGACGCTTTTGTTTTTCTTATTAGCGGCAGCGATTAAACTAGGTTTGTTTACAGCGAATTAGGGCTGTGTCGGTCGATATTTCGGTCGGGGCACGGGCCATCTTTCGGCCTTCTTAATGAGCTCAACAGCTGTTTCTAACTGCCGGTCACTCTGACCTATAAAGTCGCTAGGCTCCGGTATCACAATGACATCTGGCTCAACACCATTGCCATCGTAGAGCTGACCCCGTTTTCGAAATGATGCCATCGACGACATACGTGGGGATAAACCACTGTGAGCTAATTTGATGCGCTGGGCACGACCAGAGCCACCACCAGAGGTGGTTCCAACGAGCAACACGTTTTCTCGGTCTTTCATGGCTCCCAGAAAAATATCGGTTGCACTGAAGCTGCCCCCATCCAGGAGTACCACAATTGGTTTGTCGTATTCATATGCCCATGCAGCTCGTCCACCAGCACCGAGTACAAAGTAGTGCCAGGGGCTGAATTGTCCTGGTGGCAACTTCATTTCGGGGTCAAAGCCGGGGACGGCATGGCTGATCGAAGCACGCTCGGGGCCACTCAATAGAGGGTCATCAGCTCGATACATACTTCGTGCTGCAAGGTGGTTCTTTGGAAACGCTTCATTAAGGCGGTAGGCCCCGATATTGATGACCTGAGGTGGCTCGCGATCACCTTTGATGAATTCATGAAACGTTTTTAGTGCTTGACGAGATCCGCCGCCATTGCCTCGAACATCAACAATGAGACCATCTGTCCCCTTTGATTCAGCCATGAGGCCAATGATTTCTTGTACTTGCTTCTCATCCATGCGCTCTAATCGTAAGTAGGCAATGTTGTCATCACGGATTGTTGTCTCAAGCTCGTCAAGCCGATTTCCCTTCAGAGGAGAAGAGCTCATCAAAACGGGTTGTTCGATTGTCGAGTTCCCGTCGAGGGAACCTAAAAGAAGAACAACAACATCACTCCCCCAATCTTCGCTCTCTGGGCTATCACCTTCTTCATAATCTAGTAATCGCCTCATTGCTCCAACCTCAGCGGCCACCTGAAGAGCACGTCGGTTGACAAGTGGATCAGATCCCGCTGATTGAAGCCAACGTGCCACCTCCATCCAATCATCAATCAGAAAGCCATCGATTCCAAGAAGGACTGGATACTCAGGATCAACAAAGCCATCACGATCTTTATTGACAGCGAGAAATTGATCACCATCAGTTTCAATAAAAAAAGGTAATGAGCCCGTAGGAAACACACGGTTGACACCCGAGACGCGGGTATGCCCATCACCGAAAATACCAAGCATCATTTGTAGCTGAAAGCCAAAGTCATCAACCCGAATACCATCACCTAAAGAGGCTCTAATGGCATCCAGAGCGGCTCGATAGTCAACATCAGTTCTATGGAGATAGGCGTATTGTTCTTCTAATGCTTGCTCAAGTTGGTCAAGATCCTCCGCAGCCTCTTCGGCGGTGAGCCATTGCGTTTGACGAGCGTCGGGAGAGGCAACTCTCTTTGTCAAGAAAGACAAATGTTCAGGAATCTCTGTCGCATGTTGTCGTGATGAGCGCGCCACATCACGCTGTTTTACAGCCTCCTCAGCGTCCTTTTTTTCCTTATTCGATTCCCATATCCGCTGCCGATTCGCAGCCGTCATGGGGACATCATTGAATTCCATTTCTGGGCCACCCTGAACACTGCGTACCAGTATTGTCACGGTGTTGCCAGGTAGCGGATGACCAGATTCTGCCATCAACTGCACCAAATCTTCGCCAAATCGCTTTTGCGCTCTGTCACCGTATTGCTTTCGCGCAAAATCATGGAGGTCTTTAATCGGGATACCTTCAATCGCTAGCAAATCAAACCAATTCCCACCCAACATAATTTCGGGGCCATCATCATTAAATCGAATGGCTTCGAATGGGCTGAGCTTGGGATAGTGATCATCATCACCCCAAGTGACTGAGGGCAGTAAGAACACGACCCAAAGACAGAGCATGTTGAGACACAAAAAAGAGGTGCTACTTCGTTTCATTCACCAAGATCCTCATTCCAGAGATCGGGTTTCTCACGTCGCAACGTGGCCATAAGTTCGATACAGCGAGAGTCATCAAGCACAATTGTCTCTACGCCCGCGTTCTTTAGCCAAGTGGTAGAAGTCTCTAACATCGACATCCAGGTCTGCGCGTGGCTGAAGGTCGATGTCTCGCCAACAACAATGCGTGGAATTCGCAGAAACACACCAAGACCAGTACACATGGTGCAAGGCCACAAGGTTGTGACCAATGTCAGGTCTTCCCAATCACGTCTTCGACCGGCATTGCGAATGCATACAACCTCACCATGAGCGGTGGGATCGCCACTTTGCACGCGCAAATTGTGTCCACGGGCGACAATAGTTCCAGATTGATCAACGAGCACCGCACCAATTGGTATGCCGCCCTCTGACCAAGACTTCTCCGCCTGCTCAATGGCGCTATCCAGCCATTTAATGTAATTCGCTTGGCTCACGGTTCATCTGAAGCTGTTGCAGCCATTTCTTGTGGCTCGGTCACGCGGTAAACAAGCATCCATTCATCTTCAAGCATGTCTTGATCGATACCAACGTCGGTTCCATCGAGGCCTCGCTCTTGGTAAAGCAAGATAATCCGCTGTCGTCCCTCTTCAATCGCAGCATCATCACGAATATCGCCAGGTTGCGCTGCTAATAGCTGCGTCAACTCTCGATCAGTAATCGTGGTGTTACCAACAATGACGATTTGTTTGATCACAGGTGTCTCAGTCACCTGATAAACAAGATCGATAGAACCATCTGGGCGCGTTGAAGTTGACCAATCGACATCGGCATAAACACCAAGCATTGTCAATGCAGCAATATCACGGTCGACAAGATCCTGATCAAATGGCTGTCCTGCTTTCGCCTTAATGACGTACTGCGCAGGTTCAGCTCGACTGGCGGTCGCACCAGTAATCTTGACTGAGGCAAAGTGTGGAGGCTTTGGGGCAGCCGTTTTTCCAGTTGCCAGTTCATCTTCCGGAAGCTCCAAGCCCTCTTCGATGCGCTGGTATCGAAGTGCAGCTGGATAGCTGGGGGTTGGCTGTGGCGTGGGAATCCGCCAGCGGCGAGCATTGATGACCGCATAATCATTCATCAAGCCTCGATCAAAGAAGATGGTTGCTAAGGCATACTGTCCCTGGCCACTCGGGTAAATCACATCGACTTCGCCCTGAAAACCACGCGATCGAACCTCTTTGATATGTAATGCTGACTCGCTTGAATCGATCATGGGTCGGCCTCGACCCAACCGTTCAATGATGTCGTCATAGATGGATGCTGGTGTGCCCTCGGGGAGGTTGATAATTAACTCTTCATTGACACCATAGCTCTCATCGGCGTATCGCAATGATTCAACAACAAGAGTTGACATTGGTTCATGCCCAATATCGTGTCTGGAACTGATGTGTTCAACACCGGGGTATGTGTTGTATGGGGCGCACGATGCAAGAAGCCCAAAGATGGCAATGGTTAAAAAACGGCGGTCGATCATAATGAATCCTCCTTGGCCTCAATCACTGGCGTGCGTACGAAGGAATACTACCACGGAACAAGTTTTGATCGAATGGGCCGCGTGGTCAAGAACGATCTTCGATCCGTACGGCGATCTCTGATGGGGCGGGCTTCCGAAGCAGGACCACGCCACCTGGCTCGAGGCCATCCAGTATTTCAGCGTAAAGGTCTGAGACTTGGCCAAGCTTGATCGCTCGCTGATGGAAGCCGTCTGGTTCCAGCACATACGTGTAAATCACCGCCCCACTTCTGTGAATGGCGGGTATGGGTATGTAAAGCACATCTTCTACTGCAGCAACAACGATCTCAGCTTTGCATCTCATTGAGGGCTTAAGGCCAAGGCCTTCCGCCTTATGCAGTTTCACTTTTACGGTGTAGTCGCGGCGGTTGGGATCACGCCAGCCACCACCCTCTGCAAGTACGCCAACCTGAAGTACCTCGCCATGGACAACCTGATCTGGCAAGGCATCGGAAGACACCATGACTGGCTGTCCTGATTCGATCATGCCACTGAGGGCCTCATTGACTTTGACCTCAGCAATCATCTGTGAGGTGTCAGGCAGGACAATGACGGGTTGGTTGCGATTTAACTCAGTGCCAACCGAAGGCGGATTGTCTCGGTCACGCCAGCCCATTGATTCAAGACTACTGGCATAAACCACCAACCCACTTGCAGGG is a window encoding:
- a CDS encoding Nramp family divalent metal transporter yields the protein MKGSARPGLLAVIGPGLVIAATGVGAGDLATAGFAGAAIGLSVLWAVCLGAAMKFVLTEGLARWQLATGRTLLEGAVDHFGRWASVIFLIYLIPFTYFVGAALISACGVTTSAMLPVFGDPVVGRFIFGAAFSILGLLFVWYGQYAIFERIMAICVAVMFLIVVVTAVLIADDWGGIAKGLLVPTVSLPKDELTTAQFGWVIALIGGVGGTVTLLCYGYWIREAGRDSPSQIRLCRIDLAVGYTVTALFGIAIVIISNGMNVDGKGANLILSMANQLEAKVGSIGRWAFLIGAWAAVFSSLLGVWQAIPFLFSDAVRRLKLGREDAQGTVDTRAPLYRGFLIALALVPLVQVAQPFAQVQKAYALFGAFFLPLLAIVLLLLNTRRRWIGDHLVNGFLATASLLVTLLFFLLAAAIKLGLFTAN
- a CDS encoding POTRA domain-containing protein → MIDRRFLTIAIFGLLASCAPYNTYPGVEHISSRHDIGHEPMSTLVVESLRYADESYGVNEELIINLPEGTPASIYDDIIERLGRGRPMIDSSESALHIKEVRSRGFQGEVDVIYPSGQGQYALATIFFDRGLMNDYAVINARRWRIPTPQPTPSYPAALRYQRIEEGLELPEDELATGKTAAPKPPHFASVKITGATASRAEPAQYVIKAKAGQPFDQDLVDRDIAALTMLGVYADVDWSTSTRPDGSIDLVYQVTETPVIKQIVIVGNTTITDRELTQLLAAQPGDIRDDAAIEEGRQRIILLYQERGLDGTDVGIDQDMLEDEWMLVYRVTEPQEMAATASDEP
- a CDS encoding nucleoside deaminase; the protein is MSQANYIKWLDSAIEQAEKSWSEGGIPIGAVLVDQSGTIVARGHNLRVQSGDPTAHGEVVCIRNAGRRRDWEDLTLVTTLWPCTMCTGLGVFLRIPRIVVGETSTFSHAQTWMSMLETSTTWLKNAGVETIVLDDSRCIELMATLRREKPDLWNEDLGE
- a CDS encoding S41 family peptidase, which encodes MKRSSTSFLCLNMLCLWVVFLLPSVTWGDDDHYPKLSPFEAIRFNDDGPEIMLGGNWFDLLAIEGIPIKDLHDFARKQYGDRAQKRFGEDLVQLMAESGHPLPGNTVTILVRSVQGGPEMEFNDVPMTAANRQRIWESNKEKKDAEEAVKQRDVARSSRQHATEIPEHLSFLTKRVASPDARQTQWLTAEEAAEDLDQLEQALEEQYAYLHRTDVDYRAALDAIRASLGDGIRVDDFGFQLQMMLGIFGDGHTRVSGVNRVFPTGSLPFFIETDGDQFLAVNKDRDGFVDPEYPVLLGIDGFLIDDWMEVARWLQSAGSDPLVNRRALQVAAEVGAMRRLLDYEEGDSPESEDWGSDVVVLLLGSLDGNSTIEQPVLMSSSPLKGNRLDELETTIRDDNIAYLRLERMDEKQVQEIIGLMAESKGTDGLIVDVRGNGGGSRQALKTFHEFIKGDREPPQVINIGAYRLNEAFPKNHLAARSMYRADDPLLSGPERASISHAVPGFDPEMKLPPGQFSPWHYFVLGAGGRAAWAYEYDKPIVVLLDGGSFSATDIFLGAMKDRENVLLVGTTSGGGSGRAQRIKLAHSGLSPRMSSMASFRKRGQLYDGNGVEPDVIVIPEPSDFIGQSDRQLETAVELIKKAERWPVPRPKYRPTQP